In Hymenobacter sublimis, a single genomic region encodes these proteins:
- the recA gene encoding recombinase RecA, whose amino-acid sequence MAATTDKAVNANAEKMKALQLTLDKLDKNYGKGTVMKLSDNKVMDVEVISTGSLGLDIALGVGGLPKGRVVEIYGPESSGKTTLTMHAIAEAQKKGGIAAFIDAEHAFDPLYAKKLGIDTENLLIAQPDNGEQALEIADQLISSGAIDIIVIDSVAALVPKGELEGDMGDSKVGLHARLMSQALRKLTGTINKTNCLCIFINQLREKIGVMFGSPETTTGGNALKFYASVRLDIRRIGQIKEDKDNVTGNRTKVKVVKNKVAPPFKVIEFDIIYNEGISKVGEILDLGVDMGIIAKSGSWFSYDGNRLGQGREGVKTILQDNPDLADKIEAQIRAMVKGEPEAALAAIPEDRSTDEDDDAADL is encoded by the coding sequence ATGGCTGCAACCACTGACAAGGCCGTCAACGCCAATGCCGAGAAAATGAAAGCTCTCCAGCTGACCCTGGATAAGCTAGACAAGAACTACGGCAAAGGCACCGTAATGAAGCTCAGCGACAACAAGGTGATGGACGTCGAGGTCATCAGCACCGGTTCGCTGGGTTTGGATATTGCCCTGGGTGTAGGCGGCTTGCCTAAAGGCCGCGTCGTAGAAATCTACGGCCCGGAATCGTCAGGTAAAACCACGCTAACGATGCACGCCATTGCCGAAGCCCAGAAAAAGGGTGGCATTGCGGCCTTCATCGACGCCGAACACGCCTTCGATCCGCTGTACGCCAAGAAGCTCGGCATCGACACCGAAAACCTGCTCATCGCCCAGCCCGACAACGGGGAGCAAGCCCTGGAAATTGCCGATCAGCTGATTTCCTCGGGTGCCATCGACATCATCGTTATTGACTCGGTAGCGGCTCTGGTACCGAAAGGCGAACTGGAAGGCGACATGGGTGACTCCAAGGTAGGTCTGCACGCCCGTCTGATGTCGCAGGCTCTGCGTAAGCTTACCGGCACCATCAACAAGACCAACTGCCTGTGCATTTTCATCAACCAGCTGCGGGAAAAAATCGGAGTTATGTTCGGCTCGCCCGAAACGACTACCGGTGGTAACGCCCTGAAGTTCTACGCCTCGGTTCGTCTCGACATCCGTCGGATCGGCCAGATCAAGGAAGACAAGGACAACGTGACCGGTAACCGCACCAAAGTGAAGGTGGTGAAAAACAAGGTAGCGCCGCCCTTCAAGGTGATTGAGTTCGACATTATCTACAACGAAGGCATTTCCAAAGTAGGCGAGATTCTCGACCTGGGCGTTGACATGGGCATTATTGCCAAGTCAGGCTCCTGGTTCTCCTACGATGGCAACCGCCTAGGCCAGGGCCGCGAGGGCGTGAAAACCATCCTCCAGGACAACCCCGACCTAGCCGACAAAATCGAGGCTCAGATCCGGGCCATGGTGAAAGGGGAGCCGGAAGCTGCTTTGGCCGCTATTCCGGAAGACCGCTCCACGGATGAGGACGATGATGCCGCTGACCTGTAA
- a CDS encoding peptidylprolyl isomerase — MHKRILFASTAAAALLAGCQASKPTTAAKSPTLETLGSTEVPASEFAYVYRKNNSSAPEYGTKASVQEYLDLYTNFKLKVLAAEQRGLDTTQAFKRELEGYKQQLAQPYLTEKSVTDKLVREAYDRLSKEVNAAHILVRVQPDAAPKDTLAAYQKITALRQRVTGGEDFGKVARETSEDPSARENGGKLGYFTAMQMVYPFESVAYATPAGQVSQPVRTRFGYHIIKVNDVRPAQGEIKVAHLMIRATPGMPAADSATARKKVDELYNRLARRGENWEKLVGQFSEDAGSAANGGELPPFGTGRMIPSFEEVAFKLQKPGDISQPVQTPYGWHIIKLIEKQPVPSFEAMEPTLKSKVAKDSRSELNRTAFLKRVRTENNFTENQAGKEYAFAKADTALVAGRFQYTAPAATPAKGKKPTGDAQTLFTIGGKPYLVSDFLTYAQQNQKPRADARFAMQQLYDQYVDQSLTEYEKANLETKYEDYRMLVKEYRDGILLFQLMDEKVWSKAIEDTVGLQKFFTENQAKYQWEPRVQATVISAASPELLARAQQYQKAGRYQLKNGLPAPLPFRTNSAELPATVPALDDVAARLTSDPTLSVNVVGRVKRGETAALARRRADRVTAYLRGKGVTAERLRTTAESRPAAAQVAFELMTTNPAALEEMMNGQNPLAVQVQQRSFQKGDNKAVDQFLTSAPGTYTAQQDGRYYAIMVEKQLPAGPKTLAEARGQATSDYQNYLEKEWLNQLRAQYPVKVNQAEVDKLVTK, encoded by the coding sequence ATGCATAAACGCATTTTGTTTGCCAGCACCGCCGCGGCCGCTTTACTGGCCGGGTGCCAAGCCTCCAAACCTACCACTGCGGCCAAGTCGCCGACGCTGGAAACGCTGGGCAGCACGGAAGTGCCGGCCTCGGAATTTGCCTACGTCTATCGCAAGAACAATAGCTCGGCCCCGGAATACGGCACCAAGGCCAGCGTACAGGAATACCTCGACCTTTATACCAACTTCAAGCTGAAAGTACTGGCCGCCGAGCAGCGGGGCCTGGACACTACCCAGGCCTTCAAGCGGGAGTTGGAGGGCTATAAGCAGCAGTTGGCCCAGCCCTACCTCACGGAGAAAAGCGTAACGGATAAGCTGGTACGCGAGGCTTATGACCGCCTCAGCAAGGAAGTAAACGCCGCTCATATTCTGGTGCGCGTGCAGCCCGATGCGGCCCCCAAGGATACGCTAGCCGCCTACCAAAAAATCACGGCTCTGCGCCAGCGCGTTACGGGGGGCGAAGACTTCGGCAAGGTAGCCCGCGAAACGTCCGAGGACCCCTCGGCCCGCGAAAACGGGGGCAAGTTGGGCTACTTCACCGCCATGCAAATGGTGTATCCGTTTGAGTCGGTGGCATACGCCACGCCGGCGGGCCAAGTGTCGCAGCCGGTGCGCACGCGCTTTGGCTACCACATTATCAAGGTGAACGATGTGCGGCCGGCCCAGGGCGAAATCAAAGTAGCTCACCTTATGATTCGGGCTACCCCCGGTATGCCCGCCGCTGATTCGGCGACGGCCCGCAAGAAGGTGGATGAGTTGTATAACCGCTTGGCCCGCCGGGGCGAAAACTGGGAAAAGCTCGTTGGGCAGTTCTCGGAAGACGCTGGCTCGGCGGCCAATGGGGGGGAATTGCCGCCCTTTGGTACTGGCCGCATGATTCCGAGCTTCGAAGAAGTAGCGTTTAAGCTGCAGAAGCCCGGCGACATTTCCCAGCCCGTACAGACGCCTTACGGCTGGCACATCATCAAGCTGATAGAAAAGCAGCCCGTGCCTTCCTTTGAGGCTATGGAACCCACGCTCAAAAGCAAGGTGGCCAAAGATTCTCGCTCGGAGCTGAACCGCACCGCCTTCCTTAAGCGCGTACGCACCGAAAATAACTTCACTGAAAATCAAGCTGGCAAAGAGTACGCCTTCGCCAAGGCCGATACTGCCTTGGTAGCGGGCCGCTTCCAGTATACGGCTCCGGCCGCTACCCCCGCCAAAGGTAAAAAGCCCACCGGCGACGCCCAGACGCTGTTCACCATCGGCGGCAAGCCCTACCTAGTATCCGACTTCCTGACTTACGCCCAGCAAAACCAGAAGCCCCGCGCCGACGCCCGTTTTGCCATGCAGCAGCTCTACGACCAGTACGTGGACCAGAGCCTGACCGAGTACGAGAAGGCCAACCTGGAGACGAAGTATGAGGACTACCGCATGCTGGTGAAAGAGTACCGCGACGGTATTCTGCTGTTCCAACTCATGGATGAGAAGGTGTGGAGCAAGGCCATTGAGGACACAGTAGGCCTACAGAAATTCTTCACGGAAAACCAGGCCAAGTATCAGTGGGAGCCTCGCGTGCAGGCCACCGTCATCAGCGCGGCCAGCCCGGAACTGCTGGCCAGAGCTCAGCAGTATCAGAAAGCAGGTCGTTACCAGCTGAAGAACGGGCTGCCAGCTCCGCTACCCTTCCGCACCAATTCGGCCGAATTGCCAGCTACTGTACCTGCCCTAGACGATGTAGCAGCTCGCCTTACTTCTGACCCGACCCTGAGCGTAAACGTGGTGGGCCGAGTGAAGCGGGGCGAAACAGCCGCCCTAGCCCGCCGCCGCGCCGACCGAGTAACTGCCTATCTGCGAGGTAAAGGGGTAACGGCCGAGCGCCTGCGCACCACTGCCGAAAGCAGACCGGCCGCCGCCCAGGTAGCATTCGAACTGATGACGACCAATCCCGCGGCCTTGGAGGAAATGATGAACGGGCAGAATCCTCTGGCCGTGCAGGTGCAGCAACGCAGCTTTCAGAAGGGTGATAACAAAGCCGTGGACCAGTTCCTGACTAGCGCCCCCGGCACATATACCGCTCAGCAAGACGGCCGCTACTACGCCATCATGGTTGAGAAGCAGCTGCCGGCCGGACCCAAAACCCTGGCTGAGGCTCGCGGCCAAGCCACTTCCGACTACCAGAACTACCTGGAGAAAGAGTGGCTCAACCAGTTGCGCGCCCAGTATCCGGTAAAAGTCAACCAGGCTGAAGTTGACAAGCTGGTGACTAAATAA
- a CDS encoding STAS domain-containing protein — MKITQQSTENTLTLSLDGELDASSSVVLDTELNKAEILDNQKVLIDCRRLNYISSAGLGVFISHLQRFQDAGVKLVFFNMQEKVHNVFEILGLDSLMTIVPSEAEATAI; from the coding sequence ATGAAAATAACTCAACAATCAACCGAAAATACTCTTACCCTGAGCCTGGACGGGGAGTTGGATGCCAGCTCGTCCGTAGTTCTTGATACTGAGCTTAATAAGGCTGAAATTCTAGACAACCAGAAAGTACTGATTGACTGCCGCCGGCTCAACTACATTTCCTCGGCCGGTTTAGGCGTATTTATTTCTCATCTGCAGCGTTTCCAAGATGCAGGCGTCAAGCTGGTGTTTTTCAACATGCAGGAGAAGGTGCACAACGTTTTTGAAATTCTAGGACTTGATTCGCTGATGACGATTGTACCGTCGGAGGCTGAAGCTACTGCTATTTAG
- a CDS encoding AAA family ATPase, protein MTFASDKEAADALAQSYQKLRQEIGKVIIGQEEVVELVLTAVFSQGHCLLVGVPGLAKTLLIQTIADSLDLSFNRVQFTPDLMPSDIVGSETLNQQRDFHFVPGPIFANIVLADEINRTPPKTQAALLESMQEYAVTVAGKRYPLQRPFFVLATQNPIEQEGTYPLPEAQLDRFMFNIELGYPSYEAELQIVKNTTSDIKPTVGKILHAAEIQAYQQLVRRVPVADNVVEYAVSLVHKTRPNTGRAAARASQLLEWGAGPRASQHLIVGAKCHALLHGKYSPDIEDVKAVALPILRHRLVRNFKAEAEGVTVEQIVKELL, encoded by the coding sequence ATGACATTCGCCTCCGATAAAGAAGCCGCCGACGCGCTGGCCCAGTCCTACCAGAAGTTGCGCCAGGAAATCGGCAAGGTTATTATCGGGCAGGAAGAGGTAGTAGAACTGGTGCTGACGGCCGTCTTTTCGCAGGGCCACTGCCTGTTGGTGGGCGTGCCGGGCCTGGCCAAAACCTTGCTCATCCAGACTATTGCTGATTCGCTGGACCTTTCCTTTAACCGGGTGCAGTTCACGCCCGACCTGATGCCCTCCGACATTGTGGGCTCGGAAACCCTCAATCAGCAGCGCGACTTCCACTTTGTACCGGGACCTATCTTCGCCAACATTGTGCTGGCCGACGAAATCAACCGGACCCCACCCAAAACCCAAGCGGCCCTGCTTGAAAGTATGCAGGAATACGCCGTAACGGTAGCGGGCAAGCGCTACCCCCTGCAGCGGCCGTTCTTCGTGCTGGCCACCCAGAACCCCATTGAGCAGGAAGGAACCTACCCCCTGCCCGAAGCTCAGCTAGACCGATTCATGTTCAACATTGAGTTGGGCTACCCCAGCTACGAGGCGGAACTGCAAATCGTAAAAAACACGACCTCCGATATTAAGCCCACGGTCGGTAAAATCCTGCACGCCGCCGAAATCCAGGCTTACCAACAGCTGGTGCGGCGCGTACCAGTAGCCGACAACGTGGTAGAATACGCCGTGAGCTTGGTGCACAAGACCCGCCCAAATACGGGCCGGGCCGCAGCTCGGGCGTCACAGCTCCTGGAGTGGGGCGCCGGCCCCCGGGCCTCCCAGCACCTGATTGTTGGGGCCAAGTGTCACGCCCTACTCCACGGCAAATACTCGCCTGATATTGAAGATGTAAAAGCCGTGGCCCTGCCCATCCTACGTCACCGCTTGGTGCGCAACTTTAAAGCCGAGGCCGAGGGCGTTACTGTGGAGCAAATCGTAAAAGAACTTCTTTAG
- a CDS encoding SDR family NAD(P)-dependent oxidoreductase → MFGRLANKVAIVTGGGAGIGEAISKKFAREGAAVVVVGLGDDPVRDVVDEILAEGGRAIGYLGDISYEETAEACVKAAIDEFGKLDILVNNAGAFPTVSTIDKYPTEAFEYMIKNNIYSNFMMTRAAIPYLQKTHGNIVSAGSEAGHMGEPQNTPYGGTKGFVHAFQRGVAVEQAKFGVRSNIVGPGPIDTAWTHKETGPMDAKMEKLTVQGVPLGRRGTPEEVANVYLFLASDEASYVTGATYYVDGGVTISKGPHGDEVPSHLKQEPTGELNLKHSKEGNTKVRKDAMASMS, encoded by the coding sequence ATGTTCGGCAGACTCGCAAATAAGGTAGCCATTGTAACGGGCGGCGGCGCAGGCATAGGCGAAGCCATCAGCAAGAAATTTGCCCGGGAGGGGGCGGCTGTAGTTGTCGTTGGCCTCGGCGACGACCCGGTGCGCGACGTAGTGGACGAAATTCTGGCGGAGGGCGGCCGGGCTATCGGCTATCTCGGCGACATTTCGTACGAGGAAACCGCCGAAGCCTGCGTGAAAGCAGCCATTGATGAGTTCGGCAAACTAGATATTCTGGTTAATAATGCCGGCGCCTTCCCCACCGTCTCCACCATCGACAAATACCCCACGGAGGCGTTCGAGTACATGATTAAGAATAATATTTATTCCAACTTCATGATGACCCGGGCCGCCATTCCCTACCTGCAAAAGACCCACGGTAACATTGTGTCGGCGGGTTCCGAAGCGGGCCACATGGGCGAGCCGCAGAACACTCCTTACGGTGGTACCAAGGGCTTCGTGCACGCTTTCCAGCGGGGCGTGGCCGTGGAGCAGGCCAAGTTTGGAGTGCGCTCCAATATTGTGGGCCCCGGCCCCATTGATACCGCCTGGACCCATAAGGAAACCGGCCCAATGGATGCCAAAATGGAGAAGCTGACGGTGCAGGGCGTACCTCTTGGCCGCCGCGGAACGCCCGAGGAAGTGGCAAATGTGTACCTGTTCTTGGCCTCCGATGAGGCTAGCTACGTTACCGGTGCTACCTACTACGTCGATGGCGGCGTTACAATTTCCAAGGGCCCGCACGGCGACGAAGTGCCCAGCCACTTAAAGCAGGAGCCCACCGGCGAGCTAAATCTTAAGCACTCCAAAGAAGGCAACACCAAGGTACGGAAGGACGCAATGGCCTCAATGAGCTAA
- a CDS encoding DUF3108 domain-containing protein has product MAAVLTAFGPSSEPTRTVPNSSFERGEVLQYKVHYGLINAAEATIEVDDAVHRINERPCYRATVTGRTLGSFDYFLRIRDTWRSYIDTTSILPQRFFRNIEEKSYRKRETIDFDHQRDIVNVESHKKDKNDVKKGTFKTPNNVQDLVSGFYFLRTLNYDQRRPGEVIKVQGFFDNDVFNMDVIYKGRETVETKAGVIRAIRLVPKMPSNKLFKGENAISVYLSDDRNKVPVLIQAEMFVGSVKVDMYKYKGLRNRLNLVATN; this is encoded by the coding sequence TTGGCAGCGGTCCTGACTGCTTTTGGCCCTTCTTCCGAACCGACGCGCACGGTCCCGAACTCTAGCTTTGAGCGCGGGGAAGTACTTCAATATAAAGTGCACTATGGGCTCATCAACGCGGCCGAGGCCACGATTGAGGTAGACGACGCCGTGCACCGCATTAATGAGCGGCCCTGCTACCGGGCTACCGTTACTGGCCGCACCCTGGGCTCTTTCGATTATTTCCTGCGGATTCGGGATACCTGGCGCTCCTACATCGATACTACCAGCATCCTACCCCAGCGCTTCTTCCGCAACATTGAGGAGAAGAGTTACCGCAAGCGCGAAACCATAGACTTCGACCACCAGCGCGACATTGTCAACGTGGAAAGTCATAAGAAGGACAAGAACGACGTAAAGAAGGGCACGTTCAAAACGCCCAATAACGTCCAGGACCTAGTCAGCGGCTTTTACTTCCTGCGCACGCTCAACTACGACCAGCGCCGGCCCGGGGAAGTAATCAAGGTTCAGGGGTTCTTCGACAACGACGTCTTTAACATGGATGTCATCTACAAGGGCCGGGAAACGGTGGAAACCAAAGCGGGCGTCATCCGCGCCATTCGCTTGGTTCCGAAAATGCCCAGCAACAAGCTCTTTAAAGGAGAAAACGCCATTTCGGTGTATCTCTCCGACGACCGGAACAAAGTGCCGGTACTAATTCAGGCGGAAATGTTCGTGGGCTCCGTAAAGGTGGACATGTACAAGTACAAAGGCCTCCGAAACCGGCTGAATCTGGTGGCAACAAACTGA
- a CDS encoding peptidylprolyl isomerase: protein MIHFLQVSARKVLLSAALLAASATASYAQLGIGRPVGLRVVDGIIAKVDNQIVLRSDLEAIYAQEEARAEGKPLPPDTKCRILQSLALNKLLLAKAETDSVVVEDAQVKGELDRRMAYFIQQIGSEKKLEEYYNKPVKQLKEELRIQVKEQLIQQKMQEQIAGKVSVTPREVRQFFSRMPKDSLPYYSTEVEVGQIVKLAKTNSKAKQQTQAKLNELRARIVAGEDFATLAKQFSQDPGSAAEGGYLGFFKRRELVPEYEAAALRLEPGGLSPIVESQFGFHLIQLIERKGDSFSTRHILLKPETGAADTNEAAQELAKLRRRILGDTITFAKAAKDNSDDKLTSGNGGLLQNRRDASTYLPLDQVDPAIFFTIDTMKVGSITPPLPYRTDDGKEAVRILWLKSNTAPHQANLTDDYQKIAAAALNEKKNKALDAWFAQNRGTVYLEVDPEYSGCRLLNSSL, encoded by the coding sequence ATGATTCATTTTTTGCAAGTATCGGCCCGGAAGGTGCTGCTCAGTGCGGCCCTATTGGCCGCTTCTGCCACGGCCAGCTACGCCCAACTGGGCATCGGCCGGCCGGTAGGGCTACGCGTAGTTGACGGCATCATTGCCAAAGTTGATAACCAGATTGTTCTCCGTTCCGACCTGGAGGCCATTTACGCCCAGGAAGAAGCCCGTGCCGAAGGAAAGCCCCTGCCGCCCGATACCAAATGCCGCATTCTGCAGAGCCTAGCTCTAAATAAGCTGCTGCTCGCCAAGGCCGAAACCGACTCGGTAGTGGTAGAAGACGCGCAGGTAAAGGGCGAGCTAGACCGCCGAATGGCGTACTTCATCCAGCAGATTGGCTCCGAGAAAAAGCTTGAAGAGTACTATAACAAGCCTGTAAAGCAGCTCAAAGAGGAGTTGCGCATTCAGGTGAAAGAGCAGCTGATCCAGCAGAAAATGCAGGAACAGATTGCGGGCAAAGTATCGGTAACACCGCGGGAGGTGCGTCAGTTTTTCTCGCGCATGCCTAAGGACAGTCTCCCCTACTACTCCACGGAAGTAGAGGTAGGCCAGATTGTGAAGCTGGCGAAAACCAATTCCAAGGCCAAGCAGCAAACCCAGGCCAAGCTCAATGAGCTGCGTGCCCGTATTGTGGCTGGTGAAGACTTCGCTACGTTGGCCAAGCAATTCTCCCAGGACCCCGGCTCGGCGGCCGAAGGCGGCTACCTCGGCTTTTTTAAGCGCCGGGAGTTGGTGCCAGAGTACGAAGCAGCAGCCCTGCGCCTAGAGCCCGGTGGGTTGTCGCCCATCGTAGAGTCGCAGTTTGGCTTTCACCTGATTCAATTAATTGAGCGCAAAGGCGACTCGTTTAGCACCCGGCACATTCTGCTCAAGCCCGAAACTGGCGCGGCCGATACAAACGAAGCCGCCCAGGAGCTAGCCAAATTGCGCCGCCGCATCCTCGGCGACACCATCACCTTTGCTAAAGCGGCCAAGGACAACTCCGATGACAAGCTAACCAGTGGCAACGGAGGCCTGCTTCAGAACCGCCGTGACGCCAGCACCTACCTACCCCTAGACCAGGTTGATCCGGCCATTTTCTTCACCATCGATACGATGAAAGTGGGCAGCATTACGCCGCCCCTACCCTATCGTACCGATGATGGTAAGGAAGCCGTGCGGATTCTGTGGCTGAAGTCGAACACGGCCCCGCACCAAGCCAACCTCACCGACGACTACCAGAAGATTGCCGCGGCAGCCCTCAACGAAAAGAAAAACAAAGCCCTGGATGCCTGGTTTGCCCAGAACCGCGGCACCGTATATCTCGAAGTGGACCCGGAGTACTCCGGCTGCCGGCTGCTGAATTCCTCGTTATAG
- a CDS encoding GNAT family N-acetyltransferase, whose protein sequence is MNDRPASGFPDQRVGGSGLAAAGLSVVVLPAVLPQIMYDAAPPLPSPSGAPLLAARLTLRPYLPSDASAFYQLIQDNRLRLRPAFPAREASVQTPADAGQVLAQFRQDWAAGRLYVLGIWHTATGHYLGDISLKPNWTAPVTLEIGYYLAAAAEGHGYAREALAAVVEFGFGPLRAARLLIRCRATNPRSCAVAEAVGFQPLAPRPRPWPLRALASSDILYYYLKREQ, encoded by the coding sequence TTGAACGACAGACCGGCTTCGGGGTTTCCGGACCAACGGGTTGGGGGTAGCGGTTTGGCCGCTGCTGGGCTGTCCGTCGTAGTACTTCCGGCCGTATTGCCCCAAATCATGTACGACGCTGCCCCGCCCCTGCCTAGCCCTTCCGGCGCGCCTTTGCTGGCGGCGCGGCTTACCCTACGGCCTTATCTCCCCTCCGATGCTTCAGCCTTTTACCAGCTGATCCAGGATAATCGGCTTCGCCTCCGACCCGCCTTTCCGGCCCGGGAGGCCAGCGTGCAAACGCCCGCCGATGCCGGGCAGGTGCTGGCGCAGTTCCGGCAGGATTGGGCCGCGGGCCGGCTCTACGTGCTAGGCATCTGGCACACCGCTACTGGCCACTACCTCGGCGACATCAGCCTGAAACCCAATTGGACGGCTCCCGTCACGCTGGAAATTGGGTACTACCTCGCCGCCGCCGCCGAAGGCCACGGTTACGCCCGGGAGGCGCTAGCGGCGGTCGTGGAATTTGGGTTTGGCCCCTTGCGAGCGGCTCGTCTGCTTATTCGCTGCCGCGCCACCAACCCGCGCAGCTGCGCTGTGGCCGAGGCCGTGGGGTTTCAGCCCTTGGCTCCTCGTCCGCGCCCTTGGCCGTTACGGGCCCTGGCTTCCTCCGATATTCTATATTACTACCTAAAGCGCGAGCAGTAA
- a CDS encoding sensor histidine kinase yields the protein MRFTVSSRAIAVILSLLVAAVLTTLVWVAPTLPMREGVLAAGVTIAACFLLLYLMFEALIFREINTLYEGLEHIKRKEFRRMSNKFLFRPEPLKRMRDEILDMAQRKQQEIDELKRLQVLRREFLADVSHELKTPIFAAQGFVHTILDDEDIDEHTRKKFLQKAATSLDALDSLVQDLVTISQLEKGVVRMRRQVFDISQLVRDIFEQLELKAARRNVTLALAPPLPNAETRVLADRNRIRQVLINLIDNAIKYGRENGHVTVAVAESGKGVRISVQDDGEGIPKQHHNRIFERFYRIDKSRSRESREAGGSGLGLAISKHIVEAHRSTIRVHSEVGQGTTLEFKLPKPRAAAAALAANAT from the coding sequence ATGCGGTTTACGGTTTCCTCGCGCGCTATTGCCGTTATCCTGTCCTTGCTGGTAGCGGCCGTGCTGACCACCTTGGTATGGGTGGCGCCTACCCTGCCCATGCGCGAAGGAGTTTTAGCAGCGGGCGTTACTATAGCAGCGTGCTTTCTGCTGCTGTACTTAATGTTTGAGGCCCTGATTTTCCGGGAAATCAACACCCTGTACGAAGGGCTGGAGCACATCAAGCGCAAGGAATTTCGACGCATGTCGAACAAATTTCTGTTTCGGCCGGAACCACTCAAGCGCATGCGCGACGAGATTCTGGACATGGCCCAGCGCAAGCAGCAGGAAATTGACGAACTCAAGCGCCTGCAAGTGCTACGGCGAGAGTTCCTGGCCGATGTATCGCACGAGCTGAAAACGCCGATTTTTGCGGCCCAGGGCTTTGTGCATACTATTCTTGATGACGAGGATATTGACGAGCACACCCGCAAGAAATTTCTCCAGAAAGCCGCCACCAGCCTCGACGCCTTAGATTCTCTGGTGCAGGACTTAGTCACTATTTCCCAGCTCGAGAAAGGGGTGGTGCGCATGCGCCGCCAGGTGTTCGATATTTCGCAGCTAGTGCGCGACATTTTCGAGCAGCTGGAACTGAAGGCCGCCCGGCGCAACGTTACGCTGGCGCTGGCGCCGCCGCTGCCGAACGCCGAAACTCGCGTGTTGGCCGACCGGAACCGTATTCGGCAGGTTCTGATTAACCTGATTGACAACGCCATTAAGTACGGCCGCGAAAATGGCCACGTCACGGTAGCCGTAGCGGAAAGCGGCAAAGGGGTACGTATTAGCGTGCAGGACGACGGCGAAGGTATTCCGAAGCAGCACCATAACCGCATTTTCGAGCGTTTCTACCGCATCGACAAGAGCCGCAGCCGCGAGTCGCGGGAGGCGGGCGGCTCGGGTCTGGGCCTAGCCATCAGTAAGCACATTGTGGAGGCGCACCGCTCCACCATCCGGGTGCACAGCGAGGTAGGCCAAGGTACTACCCTAGAGTTCAAGCTGCCCAAGCCCCGGGCCGCGGCTGCGGCGCTGGCTGCAAATGCCACCTAA
- a CDS encoding response regulator transcription factor has translation MQPTVTPNAYKILVVDDDPDIVELLEYNLRKEGYEVASAPDGRKALEVAPQFGPDIILLDVMMPHLDGIAACRQLRELPRFKDTYIIFLTARAEEFSEVAAFEAGADDFIAKPIKPRALLSRLAAFVRRDKDPQVQLDTIEINGLKIDRTGFAVFQEGRKITLPKKEFELLAFLAASPHKVFGRDELLQNIWGNDVFVLARTVDVHVRKVREKVGDHHIQTIKGVGYKFNTDN, from the coding sequence GTGCAGCCAACCGTCACCCCCAACGCGTACAAAATCCTGGTAGTCGATGACGATCCGGACATCGTGGAACTGCTGGAGTACAACCTGCGCAAGGAAGGCTACGAGGTAGCCAGCGCCCCCGACGGCCGCAAGGCCCTGGAAGTAGCCCCGCAATTCGGCCCCGACATTATTCTGCTAGACGTGATGATGCCCCACCTGGATGGCATTGCCGCCTGCCGCCAGCTCCGGGAGTTACCCCGCTTCAAAGACACGTACATTATCTTCCTAACGGCCCGGGCCGAGGAGTTTTCGGAGGTGGCCGCGTTTGAGGCCGGCGCCGACGACTTTATTGCCAAGCCCATTAAGCCCCGGGCCCTGCTCAGCCGCTTAGCCGCCTTCGTGCGCCGCGACAAAGACCCGCAAGTGCAGCTGGATACCATCGAAATTAACGGGCTCAAGATTGACCGCACGGGTTTTGCCGTTTTCCAGGAGGGCCGGAAGATTACGCTGCCCAAAAAGGAGTTTGAATTACTGGCGTTTTTGGCCGCTTCACCCCACAAAGTATTCGGCCGCGACGAGCTGCTCCAGAACATTTGGGGTAACGACGTATTCGTGCTAGCCCGCACCGTGGACGTGCACGTGCGCAAAGTCCGGGAGAAAGTCGGCGACCATCATATTCAAACCATCAAAGGTGTCGGCTACAAGTTTAATACAGACAACTAA
- a CDS encoding ATP-binding protein, translating into MEHAIRISCTRRNLKVVRDFVSDFLLRYHLSDLLVNQIILAVDEVVANLIIHGNGEDESQFLDVRIAVVNKEFGIEIEDTNLTSYSPASYHEPDLQEYVRIGKKGGVGMMLVNRIMDRVEFTTHAGHNLCRLYKKLG; encoded by the coding sequence ATGGAACACGCAATCCGAATCAGCTGCACACGCCGCAACCTTAAGGTGGTGCGTGATTTCGTGAGCGACTTTTTACTCCGTTACCATCTCTCTGACTTGCTGGTCAACCAGATTATTCTGGCCGTGGATGAGGTAGTAGCCAACCTGATTATTCACGGCAATGGCGAAGACGAGTCGCAGTTTTTGGATGTACGTATTGCGGTAGTAAATAAAGAGTTTGGCATCGAAATCGAGGACACGAATCTGACGTCATACTCCCCCGCCAGCTACCACGAACCCGATTTGCAGGAGTACGTGCGTATTGGCAAAAAAGGCGGAGTAGGTATGATGTTGGTTAACCGCATTATGGACCGGGTGGAGTTTACCACCCACGCCGGTCATAATCTGTGCCGGCTGTACAAGAAACTTGGTTAA